One part of the Vanessa atalanta chromosome 4, ilVanAtal1.2, whole genome shotgun sequence genome encodes these proteins:
- the LOC125077757 gene encoding DNA repair protein complementing XP-C cells homolog isoform X2: MPTTRKKVIKTVYKDEDSENEGGDFSDSGSEAVITDQSSSDEEEEDCRHSSEDDFQTKKPKTKYRSTSLKKSNTVKKTNFTKSIIHKINKQQELDSEENVDVSSALFSVKDLTDTDKLLPVLNLSESDSSDDESPTVSKRNNVPSFTSAKTSESDDDADAKIEYKDVWSNNIQNDSAEIAKKTFQELEQHKLKIEETKLSVQKYTTKNDKIHESDVKDLLALGEEEVPKEIITKKKKKKTRQDSDSEIEDWEEVKEANNIPQQGLQLIVDIPNDICRRTKKLDVEMMMKRKINRVKKEYQVYMHKVHVLCWLGHGNYVSQVLNDPTVLAAALSVVPSKDSYPGDRVDMKYLEQITTWFNDKMTLNQDKSENKFKPKLPPLKSILLQQIKSKVFTTKKYMVFVFVSMLRSLGLQCRVMFNFVTLPIKPPTSELCSLSTKEKESKNEKNKEAKIKEEHKDSDKPKNTLKHKKEKIPQLDGNYDSSSEVDNIMQADGGDDNKVSVKTRRQKTLATKKCSNTNIDEENVSPPKRTRRNLSTQGEKGNDTTTSIKKQTENNLKTLPDKICTTSKAIESKNVKPAETTRKSLSLNRLESQKTAEPKKEEQKSISISSRRTRSNKIVSNQIQSATNKQQLINEPNEPALKNKSKKGPKIVITNENNDNVSSEYFGVVTKKETALLGRKRSRTSEPKTSKDNNNQQTIKKTRTRSAHTTTENKSKYFNSDSKNQVLISAGSVMRSRTIKQTDSGSEDDKRVSHKDIEKKKAKPKNDVTNELIDIIKGRVQETKIEGKKAKIKQESDEDSDYLAVESPKSRAGSDDDFKPTKTISKPKMNVKKIDRRVISTDDELPLNKIDVWCEIYVEELEEWVPVDVIKGKVHCVNELYNRSTHPVKYIVGWDNNNYLKDLTRRYVPHWNTITRKQRVDAAWWDESIKPWVGPKTARDKEEDERLNRMLLEAPLPKSISEYKNHPLYALKRHLLKFEAIYPPDAAVLGFVRSEPVYARDCVYVCKSREIWLKDAKVVKLGEEPYKTVKARPKWDKLSNKMITGKALEIFGPWQVQDYEPPTAENGIVPRNPYGNVELFKECMLPKGTVLIKLHGLNRVAKKLNIDCAPAMTGFDYNGGYCHPVFDGFVVCKEFEDIITEAWLKDQEEQERKEEEKIDARVYGNWRKLIRGLLIKERLKAKYGFEEPSTSKDKIKAKGPRLVVKKK, encoded by the exons ATGCCGACAACAAGGAAAAAGGTTATAAAAACAGTTTACAAAGATGAAGATAGTGAAAATGAAGGAGGTGATTTTAGTGATTCCGGTTCGGAAGCAGTTATAACTGATCAAAGCAGTTCAGATGAAGAGGAAGAGGATTGCCGTCATTCCTCAGAAGATgattttcaaactaaaaaaccGAAAACAAAATATCGATCAACCTCCCTTAAAAAGTCTAACACTGTTAAGAAAACAAACTTTACTAAATCTATTatccacaaaataaataaacaacaagaaCTAGATAGTGAAGAAAATGTAGATGTATCATCAGCGCTTTTTTCTGTCAAAGATCTAACCGATACCGATAAACTTTTACCTGTTTTGAATCTCTCAGAAAGCG ACAGCAGTGATGATGAATCACCAACTGTTTCAAAACGAAATAATGTACCGAGTTTCACCTCCGCCAAAACAAGTGAATCTGATGATGATGCAGAtgcaaaaatagaatataaggAT gtatggtcaaataatatacaaaatgataGTGCAGAGATTGCGAAGAAAACTTTTCAAGAACTTGaacaacataaattaaaaattgaagaaacaaaattatcagttcaaaaatatacaactaaaaatgataaaatccaTGAATCTGATGTAAAAGATTTACTTGCTCTGGGTGAAGAAGAAGTACCAaaagaaattattacaaaaaagaaaaaaaaaaaaactagacaaGACAGTGATTCAGAAATTGAAGACTGGGAGGAAGTTAAGG AAGCCAACAATATACCGCAACAAGGCTTGCAACTCATAGTGGATATTCCTAATGATATTTGTAGGAGAACAAAAAAACTGGATGTTGAAATGATGATGAAGAGAAAAATTAACAGAGTTAAGAAAGAATATCAGGTCTATATGCATAAAGTCCACGTTTTGTGTTGGTTAGGGCATGGTAACTATGTTAGTCAAGTTCTAAATGATCCAACAGTTCTGGCAGCTGCATTATCTGTAGTGCCATCAAAAGACTCTTACCCTGGAGACAGAGTGGATATGAAATATTTGGAACAAATTACAACATGGTTCAATGATAAGATGACATTAAATCAAGACAAAAGTGAAAACAAGTTTAAGCCTAAATTGCCCCCTCTAAAGAGTATTTTGCTGcaacaaattaaaagtaaagtttttactactaaaaaatatatggtttttgtttttgtttctatgTTAAGAAGCCTTGGATTGCAGTGTCGAGTTATGTTTAACTTTGTTACTCTACCAATTAAACCACCCACTTCTGAGCTTTGTTCATTATCCacaaaagaaaaagaaagtaagaatgaaaaaaataaagaagcAAAAATAAAAGAGGAACACAAAGATTCAGATAAgccaaaaaatacattaaaacataaaaaagaaaaaatacctcAACTTGATGGTAACTATGATTCTTCCAGTGAAGTTGATAATATAATGCAGGCAGATGGTGGGGATGATAATAAAGTTTCTGTAAAAACTAGACGACAAAAGACCTTGGCCACAAAAAAATGCAGCAACACAAATATAGATGAAGAAAATGTTTCACCTCCTAAAAGAACACGAAGAAATCTAAGTACACAGGGAGAAAAAGGAAATGATACCACAACttccattaaaaaacaaacagaaaataatttgaagacTCTTCCAGATAAAATATGTACAACAAGTAAAGCCATTGAAAGTAAAAATGTTAAGCCCGCTGAAACTACACGCAAGTCATTAAGTTTGAATCGATTAGAATCTCAAAAAACTGCAGAACCTAAAAAGGAAGAACAAAAAAGCATTTCCATAAGTTCCCGAAGAACAAGAagcaataaaattgtatctaaTCAAATTCAATCTGCAACAAATAAACAGCAGTTGATTAATGAACCTAATGAGCCagcattgaaaaataaatccaaaaaaggtccaaaaattgtaattacaaatgaaaataatgataatgtttcAAGTGAATATTTTGGTGTTGTGACAAAAAAAGAGACAGCACTACTTGGTAGAAAACGATCAAGAACATCAGAACCTAAAACATCTAAAGACAATAATAATCagcaaacaattaaaaaaacccgAACAAGAAGTGCTCATACTACCActgaaaacaaaagtaaatattttaatagtgacTCAAAAAATCAAGTTCTGATAAGTGCGGGTTCTGTAATGAGGTCCCGGACTATTAAGCAGACAGATAGTGGTTCAGAAGACGATAAACGAGTCAGCCATAaagacatagaaaaaaaaaaagcaaaacctAAAAATGATGTAACAAATGAGCTTATTGATATTATCAAGGGAAGAGTTCAGGAAACAAAAATTGAAGGAAAGAAAG caaAGATCAAACAAGAATCTGATGAAGACAGTGATTATTTAGCTGTAGAGTCCCCAAAAAGTAGAGCAGGAAGCGACGACGACTTTAAACCTACAAAAACGATTTCAAAACCTAAAATGAATGTGAAAAAAATTGATCGTCGTGTCATATCTACTGATGATGAATTaccgttaaataaaattgatgtgtGGTGTGAAATATACGTAGAAGAATTAGAAGAATGGGTTCCAGTTGATGTTATAAAAGGCAAAGTACATTGTGTTAATGAACTATAT AATCGATCAACACATCCTGTGAAATACATTGTGGGATgggataacaataattatttaaaagatttgacACGAAGATATGTGCCACATTGGAATACAATAACCCGTAAACAGCGCGTTGATGCTGCTTGGTGGGATGAGTCTATTAAGCCTTGGGTTGGACCAAAAACAGCTAGGGATAAAGAAGAAGATGAAAGGTTGAACAGGATGTTACTAGAAGCACCTTTACCTAAAAGTATTTCAGA atataaaaatcaTCCATTGTACGCGTTAAAGCGACATTTGCTTAAATTTGAAGCGATTTACCCCCCTGATGCAGCTGTCCTAGGGTTTGTAAGAAGCGAGCCTGTGTATGCCCGAGATTGCGTCTACGTTTGCAAGTCTCGTGAGATTTGGCTTAAGGATGCAAAAGTTGTGAAACTCGGCGAAGAACCATACAAAACTGTCAAAGCGCGCCCAAAATGGGACAAA CTGTCAAACAAGATGATAACAGGGAAAGCACTTGAAATATTTGGACCCTGGCAAGTGCAAGATTATGAACCACCAACAGCTGAAAATGGAATTGTACCTCGAAATCCATATGGAAATGTTGAATTGTTCAAAGAATGTATGCTACCAAAGGGAACAGTTCTTATAAAGT taCATGGTTTAAATCGAGTAGCCAAGAAATTAAACATAGATTGTGCTCCAGCTATGACAGGATTTGATTACAATGGTGGCTATTGCCATCCTGTATTTGATGGTTTTGTTGTTTGTAAGGAATTTGAAGATATCATTACAGAAGCATGGCTCAAG GACCAAGAAGAACAAGAACGAAAAGAGGAAGAAAAAATAGATGCTCGAGTTTATGGTAATTGGAGAAAACTTATAAGAGGTCTACTCATAAAAGAAAGGCTGAAAGCTAAATATGGTTTCGAAGAGCCAAGCACAtctaaagacaaaataaaagctAAGGGTCCAAGACTCgttgtaaagaaaaaataa
- the LOC125077757 gene encoding DNA repair protein complementing XP-C cells homolog isoform X1, which yields MPTTRKKVIKTVYKDEDSENEGGDFSDSGSEAVITDQSSSDEEEEDCRHSSEDDFQTKKPKTKYRSTSLKKSNTVKKTNFTKSIIHKINKQQELDSEENVDVSSALFSVKDLTDTDKLLPVLNLSESDSSDDESPTVSKRNNVPSFTSAKTSESDDDADAKIEYKDVWSNNIQNDSAEIAKKTFQELEQHKLKIEETKLSVQKYTTKNDKIHESDVKDLLALGEEEVPKEIITKKKKKKTRQDSDSEIEDWEEVKEANNIPQQGLQLIVDIPNDICRRTKKLDVEMMMKRKINRVKKEYQVYMHKVHVLCWLGHGNYVSQVLNDPTVLAAALSVVPSKDSYPGDRVDMKYLEQITTWFNDKMTLNQDKSENKFKPKLPPLKSILLQQIKSKVFTTKKYMVFVFVSMLRSLGLQCRVMFNFVTLPIKPPTSELCSLSTKEKESKNEKNKEAKIKEEHKDSDKPKNTLKHKKEKIPQLDGNYDSSSEVDNIMQADGGDDNKVSVKTRRQKTLATKKCSNTNIDEENVSPPKRTRRNLSTQGEKGNDTTTSIKKQTENNLKTLPDKICTTSKAIESKNVKPAETTRKSLSLNRLESQKTAEPKKEEQKSISISSRRTRSNKIVSNQIQSATNKQQLINEPNEPALKNKSKKGPKIVITNENNDNVSSEYFGVVTKKETALLGRKRSRTSEPKTSKDNNNQQTIKKTRTRSAHTTTENKSKYFNSDSKNQVLISAGSVMRSRTIKQTDSGSEDDKRVSHKDIEKKKAKPKNDVTNELIDIIKGRVQETKIEGKKGIVKTKIKQESDEDSDYLAVESPKSRAGSDDDFKPTKTISKPKMNVKKIDRRVISTDDELPLNKIDVWCEIYVEELEEWVPVDVIKGKVHCVNELYNRSTHPVKYIVGWDNNNYLKDLTRRYVPHWNTITRKQRVDAAWWDESIKPWVGPKTARDKEEDERLNRMLLEAPLPKSISEYKNHPLYALKRHLLKFEAIYPPDAAVLGFVRSEPVYARDCVYVCKSREIWLKDAKVVKLGEEPYKTVKARPKWDKLSNKMITGKALEIFGPWQVQDYEPPTAENGIVPRNPYGNVELFKECMLPKGTVLIKLHGLNRVAKKLNIDCAPAMTGFDYNGGYCHPVFDGFVVCKEFEDIITEAWLKDQEEQERKEEEKIDARVYGNWRKLIRGLLIKERLKAKYGFEEPSTSKDKIKAKGPRLVVKKK from the exons ATGCCGACAACAAGGAAAAAGGTTATAAAAACAGTTTACAAAGATGAAGATAGTGAAAATGAAGGAGGTGATTTTAGTGATTCCGGTTCGGAAGCAGTTATAACTGATCAAAGCAGTTCAGATGAAGAGGAAGAGGATTGCCGTCATTCCTCAGAAGATgattttcaaactaaaaaaccGAAAACAAAATATCGATCAACCTCCCTTAAAAAGTCTAACACTGTTAAGAAAACAAACTTTACTAAATCTATTatccacaaaataaataaacaacaagaaCTAGATAGTGAAGAAAATGTAGATGTATCATCAGCGCTTTTTTCTGTCAAAGATCTAACCGATACCGATAAACTTTTACCTGTTTTGAATCTCTCAGAAAGCG ACAGCAGTGATGATGAATCACCAACTGTTTCAAAACGAAATAATGTACCGAGTTTCACCTCCGCCAAAACAAGTGAATCTGATGATGATGCAGAtgcaaaaatagaatataaggAT gtatggtcaaataatatacaaaatgataGTGCAGAGATTGCGAAGAAAACTTTTCAAGAACTTGaacaacataaattaaaaattgaagaaacaaaattatcagttcaaaaatatacaactaaaaatgataaaatccaTGAATCTGATGTAAAAGATTTACTTGCTCTGGGTGAAGAAGAAGTACCAaaagaaattattacaaaaaagaaaaaaaaaaaaactagacaaGACAGTGATTCAGAAATTGAAGACTGGGAGGAAGTTAAGG AAGCCAACAATATACCGCAACAAGGCTTGCAACTCATAGTGGATATTCCTAATGATATTTGTAGGAGAACAAAAAAACTGGATGTTGAAATGATGATGAAGAGAAAAATTAACAGAGTTAAGAAAGAATATCAGGTCTATATGCATAAAGTCCACGTTTTGTGTTGGTTAGGGCATGGTAACTATGTTAGTCAAGTTCTAAATGATCCAACAGTTCTGGCAGCTGCATTATCTGTAGTGCCATCAAAAGACTCTTACCCTGGAGACAGAGTGGATATGAAATATTTGGAACAAATTACAACATGGTTCAATGATAAGATGACATTAAATCAAGACAAAAGTGAAAACAAGTTTAAGCCTAAATTGCCCCCTCTAAAGAGTATTTTGCTGcaacaaattaaaagtaaagtttttactactaaaaaatatatggtttttgtttttgtttctatgTTAAGAAGCCTTGGATTGCAGTGTCGAGTTATGTTTAACTTTGTTACTCTACCAATTAAACCACCCACTTCTGAGCTTTGTTCATTATCCacaaaagaaaaagaaagtaagaatgaaaaaaataaagaagcAAAAATAAAAGAGGAACACAAAGATTCAGATAAgccaaaaaatacattaaaacataaaaaagaaaaaatacctcAACTTGATGGTAACTATGATTCTTCCAGTGAAGTTGATAATATAATGCAGGCAGATGGTGGGGATGATAATAAAGTTTCTGTAAAAACTAGACGACAAAAGACCTTGGCCACAAAAAAATGCAGCAACACAAATATAGATGAAGAAAATGTTTCACCTCCTAAAAGAACACGAAGAAATCTAAGTACACAGGGAGAAAAAGGAAATGATACCACAACttccattaaaaaacaaacagaaaataatttgaagacTCTTCCAGATAAAATATGTACAACAAGTAAAGCCATTGAAAGTAAAAATGTTAAGCCCGCTGAAACTACACGCAAGTCATTAAGTTTGAATCGATTAGAATCTCAAAAAACTGCAGAACCTAAAAAGGAAGAACAAAAAAGCATTTCCATAAGTTCCCGAAGAACAAGAagcaataaaattgtatctaaTCAAATTCAATCTGCAACAAATAAACAGCAGTTGATTAATGAACCTAATGAGCCagcattgaaaaataaatccaaaaaaggtccaaaaattgtaattacaaatgaaaataatgataatgtttcAAGTGAATATTTTGGTGTTGTGACAAAAAAAGAGACAGCACTACTTGGTAGAAAACGATCAAGAACATCAGAACCTAAAACATCTAAAGACAATAATAATCagcaaacaattaaaaaaacccgAACAAGAAGTGCTCATACTACCActgaaaacaaaagtaaatattttaatagtgacTCAAAAAATCAAGTTCTGATAAGTGCGGGTTCTGTAATGAGGTCCCGGACTATTAAGCAGACAGATAGTGGTTCAGAAGACGATAAACGAGTCAGCCATAaagacatagaaaaaaaaaaagcaaaacctAAAAATGATGTAACAAATGAGCTTATTGATATTATCAAGGGAAGAGTTCAGGAAACAAAAATTGAAGGAAAGAAAGGTATTGTTAAAA caaAGATCAAACAAGAATCTGATGAAGACAGTGATTATTTAGCTGTAGAGTCCCCAAAAAGTAGAGCAGGAAGCGACGACGACTTTAAACCTACAAAAACGATTTCAAAACCTAAAATGAATGTGAAAAAAATTGATCGTCGTGTCATATCTACTGATGATGAATTaccgttaaataaaattgatgtgtGGTGTGAAATATACGTAGAAGAATTAGAAGAATGGGTTCCAGTTGATGTTATAAAAGGCAAAGTACATTGTGTTAATGAACTATAT AATCGATCAACACATCCTGTGAAATACATTGTGGGATgggataacaataattatttaaaagatttgacACGAAGATATGTGCCACATTGGAATACAATAACCCGTAAACAGCGCGTTGATGCTGCTTGGTGGGATGAGTCTATTAAGCCTTGGGTTGGACCAAAAACAGCTAGGGATAAAGAAGAAGATGAAAGGTTGAACAGGATGTTACTAGAAGCACCTTTACCTAAAAGTATTTCAGA atataaaaatcaTCCATTGTACGCGTTAAAGCGACATTTGCTTAAATTTGAAGCGATTTACCCCCCTGATGCAGCTGTCCTAGGGTTTGTAAGAAGCGAGCCTGTGTATGCCCGAGATTGCGTCTACGTTTGCAAGTCTCGTGAGATTTGGCTTAAGGATGCAAAAGTTGTGAAACTCGGCGAAGAACCATACAAAACTGTCAAAGCGCGCCCAAAATGGGACAAA CTGTCAAACAAGATGATAACAGGGAAAGCACTTGAAATATTTGGACCCTGGCAAGTGCAAGATTATGAACCACCAACAGCTGAAAATGGAATTGTACCTCGAAATCCATATGGAAATGTTGAATTGTTCAAAGAATGTATGCTACCAAAGGGAACAGTTCTTATAAAGT taCATGGTTTAAATCGAGTAGCCAAGAAATTAAACATAGATTGTGCTCCAGCTATGACAGGATTTGATTACAATGGTGGCTATTGCCATCCTGTATTTGATGGTTTTGTTGTTTGTAAGGAATTTGAAGATATCATTACAGAAGCATGGCTCAAG GACCAAGAAGAACAAGAACGAAAAGAGGAAGAAAAAATAGATGCTCGAGTTTATGGTAATTGGAGAAAACTTATAAGAGGTCTACTCATAAAAGAAAGGCTGAAAGCTAAATATGGTTTCGAAGAGCCAAGCACAtctaaagacaaaataaaagctAAGGGTCCAAGACTCgttgtaaagaaaaaataa